In Jeotgalibaca arthritidis, a single genomic region encodes these proteins:
- a CDS encoding OmpA/MotB family protein, whose product MRRKKKKEVQSAGSPLWMTTFSDLVTLLLTFFILLFSMSQISDDKFNQMATSLSGTFTGGNGILDGIIMPPEELVDEQVDNEVDTSNFDPELLDLYHEVYYFIKEHGLEEKVSLTADQDGIYVNMNSTILFGIESATVTSDGRNVLSSLADLFSRLDNKVIVEGYTDDVPTQYGQYPTNWELSVSRAVSVVRYLSEVEGIDPNRLSAVGYGAHEPLVPNDSAANRAKNRRVNIVVVYEKED is encoded by the coding sequence ATGCGTAGAAAGAAGAAAAAGGAAGTCCAAAGTGCGGGATCACCGCTATGGATGACAACTTTCTCTGACTTGGTTACGCTGCTATTAACCTTCTTCATCTTACTTTTTTCAATGTCACAAATTAGTGACGATAAATTTAACCAAATGGCTACCTCTTTATCAGGAACGTTCACAGGAGGAAATGGTATACTGGATGGTATTATTATGCCACCAGAAGAGCTAGTTGATGAACAAGTAGATAACGAAGTCGATACATCAAATTTTGATCCTGAATTACTAGATCTGTATCACGAAGTTTACTATTTTATAAAAGAACATGGATTAGAAGAAAAAGTTTCATTAACTGCTGACCAAGATGGTATCTATGTCAACATGAATAGCACGATTTTGTTTGGTATTGAGAGCGCAACTGTTACAAGTGACGGACGTAATGTGCTCTCTTCACTAGCAGACTTGTTTAGCCGCTTGGACAACAAGGTGATTGTTGAAGGATATACGGATGATGTCCCAACTCAATATGGTCAATACCCAACAAACTGGGAGTTATCGGTCAGTCGAGCGGTATCAGTTGTCCGTTACTTGAGCGAAGTAGAAGGAATTGATCCTAATCGCTTGTCAGCAGTGGGATACGGTGCACATGAGCCACTCGTTCCAAACGATTCAGCTGCTAACCGCGCAAAAAACCGACGAGTAAATATCGTTGTAGTGTATGAAAAGGAGGACTAA
- a CDS encoding sigma-70 family RNA polymerase sigma factor produces the protein MYSEVNQSRDDAILQYLPLVEKVVNGLKIKSREYERGDLINFGVIGLMDAIEKYDHQQKVPFESYAYLRIRGAIIDEVRKVSHVARSGMDKVKKFYLAKEDLQKELKREPTEKEILSKMAITERQLDDIYDIINQLSATSLEQLIFTDESGGASLGDFIEDKRVDQAEDILLLEERKAYLARAIEHLSERDQQILQLLYTEKMALKDIAYIFDISVPRVSQIHGKAITKLREYIGREYRD, from the coding sequence ATGTATTCTGAAGTAAATCAAAGCCGTGACGATGCTATTCTCCAATATTTACCATTAGTGGAGAAAGTTGTTAACGGCCTTAAAATAAAAAGTCGTGAATATGAACGTGGGGATTTAATCAACTTCGGTGTGATTGGATTGATGGATGCGATTGAAAAGTATGACCATCAACAAAAAGTCCCGTTTGAAAGTTATGCCTATTTAAGAATTCGCGGTGCGATTATTGATGAAGTTCGCAAGGTCTCTCATGTTGCTCGCAGCGGTATGGACAAGGTAAAGAAATTCTACCTAGCAAAAGAAGACTTACAAAAAGAGTTGAAACGAGAACCAACAGAAAAAGAAATTTTAAGTAAAATGGCGATAACAGAACGACAGCTGGATGATATTTATGACATTATCAACCAATTGTCTGCTACTAGTCTTGAGCAGTTAATTTTCACGGATGAGAGTGGCGGTGCTAGCTTGGGCGACTTTATCGAAGATAAACGTGTCGACCAAGCTGAGGATATTTTGCTATTAGAAGAAAGAAAAGCTTACCTAGCACGAGCTATTGAACACTTATCAGAACGAGATCAACAAATTCTACAACTATTGTATACAGAAAAGATGGCACTAAAAGACATTGCCTATATCTTTGATATTTCAGTTCCGCGTGTTTCTCAGATTCACGGGAAAGCTATTACGAAGCTAAGAGAGTATATCGGGAGGGAATACCGTGATTAG
- the fliP gene encoding flagellar type III secretion system pore protein FliP (The bacterial flagellar biogenesis protein FliP forms a type III secretion system (T3SS)-type pore required for flagellar assembly.), protein MPAIKATGLDNLLTDSATTPDSVKLYVLLGLLSIIPAFLVLTTSFTRIIVVLSFLRSSLGTQQNPPNMLLTGLAMFLTIFIMQPIYSQVNDEALQPFLNDEISLEVALERAEVPIKDFMLDQTRGKDLQLFLELSDQTEDIESRADIPLSATIPAFAISELRTAFTIGFLLFIPFLIIDMVVASILMSMGMFMLSPVMISLPFKLLLFVLVDGWYLVVESVVLGFF, encoded by the coding sequence ATGCCTGCCATAAAAGCAACAGGACTCGATAACCTACTGACAGACAGCGCGACAACTCCTGATTCTGTTAAGTTGTATGTCTTGCTCGGTCTACTCAGTATTATTCCTGCCTTTTTAGTCTTAACAACGAGTTTTACACGGATTATTGTGGTCCTATCTTTCTTAAGAAGTTCATTAGGAACCCAACAAAATCCGCCGAATATGTTGTTAACTGGCTTGGCTATGTTCTTAACTATTTTTATCATGCAACCCATTTACTCTCAAGTGAATGACGAAGCGTTACAGCCCTTTTTAAATGATGAAATTAGCTTAGAAGTCGCATTAGAAAGAGCAGAAGTTCCGATTAAGGACTTCATGCTTGATCAAACAAGAGGAAAAGATTTGCAATTATTTTTAGAGTTATCGGATCAAACAGAAGACATTGAAAGTCGAGCAGATATTCCATTGTCTGCTACTATTCCAGCGTTCGCCATTAGCGAATTACGGACAGCCTTTACGATCGGATTTTTATTATTTATTCCATTTTTAATTATTGATATGGTCGTTGCTAGCATCCTCATGTCCATGGGTATGTTTATGCTGTCGCCGGTTATGATTTCATTGCCATTTAAGCTCTTACTCTTTGTGTTAGTGGATGGCTGGTATTTAGTTGTTGAATCAGTCGTATTGGGCTTTTTCTAG
- a CDS encoding flagellar basal body-associated FliL family protein — MKVKNNNGLTFPKLIILALLVGVLAIGGGVIGSMVSSGKIQEFFNKEEEVVVEKITVPFSEFLLNLKPVSANDNSYLRIEFSFLVTSAKDEEALLAEEAVVRDTVIAILREKTRATIFSEENGSLTVKEEIKAAINDVMGRDVVADIYVVNMVMQ; from the coding sequence TTGAAAGTAAAGAATAACAACGGACTAACGTTTCCTAAGCTAATTATCCTCGCCCTTTTAGTAGGTGTGTTAGCAATCGGTGGCGGTGTAATCGGATCGATGGTTAGTTCTGGTAAAATTCAGGAATTCTTCAATAAGGAAGAAGAGGTCGTGGTTGAGAAAATCACCGTGCCATTCTCCGAATTCCTGTTAAACTTGAAGCCCGTTTCAGCAAATGATAATAGTTACTTACGAATTGAATTTTCATTTCTTGTAACTAGCGCTAAAGATGAAGAAGCTTTACTAGCAGAAGAGGCAGTGGTAAGAGACACTGTCATTGCCATTTTAAGAGAAAAAACAAGAGCAACCATCTTCTCAGAAGAAAATGGGAGCTTAACTGTTAAAGAAGAAATAAAAGCAGCAATTAATGACGTGATGGGACGAGATGTTGTCGCAGACATTTATGTGGTTAATATGGTCATGCAATAA
- the fliQ gene encoding flagellar biosynthesis protein FliQ — MTLESSLDIVREAFVVIITVAGPVLLVALVVGLLISIIQAATQIQEQTLSFVPKVLAVIGSLIVLGNFMLNVIVSFTERIFELISGL; from the coding sequence ATGACGTTAGAGAGTAGTTTAGATATTGTACGAGAAGCTTTCGTAGTCATTATTACGGTAGCAGGTCCTGTTTTATTAGTGGCTTTGGTTGTTGGTTTGTTAATTAGTATTATTCAAGCAGCCACCCAAATTCAGGAACAGACCCTGAGCTTCGTGCCCAAAGTACTGGCGGTTATTGGCTCATTAATTGTACTAGGAAATTTTATGCTGAATGTGATTGTTAGTTTTACTGAACGGATTTTTGAATTGATTTCGGGTTTGTAG
- the flhA gene encoding flagellar biosynthesis protein FlhA — MNILKKAQRKSATMDISVSIFVVMILAMIILPLPVVILDFMFVLNIALSITILLLTLFTKSVLEFSSFPTVLLITTMFRLGLSIASTRLILTEGNAGQVIDTFANLVAGNNMIVGTVIFLIIFIVQMIVVTSGSSRVSEVSARFTLDAMPGKQMSIDSDMASGLITEEEARKRRTDLERETQFYGAMDGASKFVKGDATASIIITLINLIGGVVIFSLQHGMGIGEALNQFGKLTIGDGLVSQIPALLISIASGILVTRSGTSKSFGSSLLPELFSTTKVMFILAALMIIFAFTPGFPTVSFFLIGLAAGVGGYLLNENEKAETAKSIQNEQAVLAQKRTERDKDTKEAIVPHQVDAISIEIGYGLIGIADETKDENIMNQVLIIRKQFAQELGLLLGPIRIRDNLQLEMNEYAIKIKGNTQAKGNLYMDKELMLLPDGQDVTFKGIPAKEPAFGLDALWIESSDREMAEINDFTVVDPLTVLVTHLKETIRLNSYSLLGRQEVKQLLEGLKDKYNVVIDELIPDVLRLGEVQKVLQNLLKEQIPITDMVTILETLADYGNTVKDTELLTEYVRQALKYTIVQPYMDESQTLNVVTLHPDTEELLSRNIQKSSAGSIPVLQGDVITKLFDSVKVVHYQLETQGIPHVLLVSPKIRPAMKNLIHYNFPELAVLSLNEVPNEIAITAAGMVDSIA, encoded by the coding sequence ATGAATATTTTGAAGAAGGCGCAAAGAAAATCCGCAACAATGGATATTAGTGTATCGATCTTTGTTGTGATGATTTTGGCGATGATTATTCTTCCTTTGCCAGTTGTTATACTGGATTTTATGTTTGTTTTAAACATTGCCTTATCGATTACGATTTTACTACTGACCTTGTTCACTAAAAGTGTATTGGAATTCTCAAGTTTCCCAACGGTTCTGTTGATTACAACCATGTTCCGCCTAGGATTGAGTATTGCCTCAACACGTTTGATTTTGACAGAGGGTAATGCCGGACAAGTCATTGATACCTTTGCTAACTTAGTGGCCGGTAATAATATGATTGTCGGAACCGTTATCTTCTTGATTATCTTTATCGTTCAGATGATTGTTGTAACAAGTGGGTCGAGTCGTGTATCTGAAGTGTCAGCTCGTTTTACTTTGGATGCGATGCCGGGTAAACAAATGTCGATTGACTCAGATATGGCATCAGGCTTAATTACTGAAGAAGAAGCTCGTAAACGTCGGACAGACTTAGAACGTGAAACACAGTTCTACGGTGCCATGGACGGTGCGAGTAAGTTTGTAAAAGGGGATGCAACAGCCAGTATTATTATCACCTTGATTAACTTAATCGGTGGGGTTGTTATTTTCTCCTTACAACATGGTATGGGAATTGGGGAAGCTTTGAATCAGTTTGGTAAGCTAACCATTGGTGATGGCCTTGTCAGCCAGATTCCTGCCCTATTGATTTCCATTGCTTCGGGTATTTTGGTGACTCGTTCAGGAACATCCAAGAGTTTTGGTAGTTCGTTGCTACCAGAATTATTTTCAACGACCAAGGTTATGTTTATTCTAGCAGCCTTAATGATTATTTTTGCTTTCACACCGGGTTTTCCGACAGTATCATTCTTTCTGATTGGTCTAGCGGCTGGTGTCGGTGGCTACTTATTGAATGAAAACGAGAAGGCTGAAACAGCCAAATCCATTCAAAATGAGCAAGCCGTACTTGCTCAAAAGAGAACGGAGCGAGATAAGGATACGAAGGAAGCCATCGTGCCTCATCAAGTGGATGCCATTTCGATTGAAATTGGTTACGGCTTGATTGGAATCGCTGATGAAACAAAAGACGAGAATATTATGAATCAAGTGCTCATTATCCGTAAACAATTCGCTCAGGAGTTGGGCTTGTTATTAGGACCGATTCGTATTCGCGATAATCTACAGTTAGAAATGAACGAATATGCCATTAAAATTAAAGGAAATACCCAAGCTAAGGGTAATCTCTATATGGATAAGGAACTGATGCTCCTACCTGACGGACAGGATGTAACCTTTAAGGGAATTCCTGCTAAGGAGCCAGCATTTGGTTTGGATGCCTTGTGGATTGAGTCGTCTGACCGCGAAATGGCTGAAATTAATGACTTCACCGTTGTTGATCCATTGACCGTTTTAGTCACTCACTTAAAAGAAACCATTCGCCTAAACAGCTATTCCTTGCTTGGACGTCAAGAAGTGAAACAGCTGCTAGAAGGATTGAAGGACAAATACAATGTGGTTATTGATGAATTGATTCCTGACGTTTTACGTTTAGGTGAAGTTCAAAAAGTCCTACAAAATCTTCTGAAAGAACAGATTCCGATTACCGATATGGTTACTATTTTAGAAACATTGGCAGATTATGGTAATACAGTAAAGGATACAGAACTGTTAACGGAATATGTTCGTCAAGCTCTAAAATATACGATTGTTCAACCATATATGGATGAGTCACAAACCTTAAATGTGGTTACCCTTCATCCAGACACAGAAGAATTATTAAGCCGAAATATTCAAAAATCTTCAGCAGGTTCTATTCCTGTGTTACAGGGAGACGTGATTACGAAACTATTCGATAGCGTGAAGGTTGTCCACTATCAACTAGAAACACAAGGTATTCCACACGTCTTACTTGTATCACCAAAAATTCGTCCTGCTATGAAGAATTTAATTCATTATAATTTCCCTGAGTTAGCCGTGCTGTCATTAAATGAAGTACCTAATGAAATTGCGATTACCGCAGCAGGGATGGTCGATTCTATTGCCTAG
- a CDS encoding flagellar biosynthetic protein FliO, with amino-acid sequence MGITYVLKMVVALVVIIFSANILLQKMNQLSSKGSPNMKVIERLALSRTSSICIVEVMEKYYLMSCTEQHNEILKEIDASEMKRVTPSSMLFNQMKEKRSNS; translated from the coding sequence GTGGGAATAACATATGTGTTAAAGATGGTTGTAGCTCTTGTAGTGATTATCTTTTCAGCTAATATTTTGTTGCAGAAGATGAACCAACTTTCTTCAAAAGGCAGTCCAAATATGAAAGTAATCGAACGGCTAGCACTGAGTCGGACTTCTTCTATTTGTATTGTTGAAGTAATGGAGAAATACTACTTAATGAGCTGTACCGAACAACATAATGAGATTCTCAAGGAAATCGATGCTAGCGAGATGAAGCGGGTAACCCCTTCGTCCATGTTGTTTAATCAAATGAAAGAAAAGAGGAGCAACAGTTGA
- a CDS encoding EscU/YscU/HrcU family type III secretion system export apparatus switch protein, which produces MSEKDGKTEKATPKKLRDARKKGELAKSQELSSSLTFAIFALVGVSLVTNTLQKAYPFLIRMLTLPQSVQNIENDLNKIGIQAVLYFFVFVGPFLAVGFVGSYVANVIQVGLLFSKESLKPKLNRLNPVSGLKNMFSKTALFNLVKNLAKLALLVWVALSSAEMAGYYALNAGMVGAEKLYFLVLEIIKSVSTKLAALLFVLGAADFAYQKYSFQKKMKMTKQEIKDEYKESEGDPQVKSQRKQKYRQLTRGTLKDVETATVIITNPTHLAIAIRYDRSKDEVPIVVAKGADHMAAIIRERAKEHDVPIMENKPVARALYKSVDAGQAVPADMYQAIAEVLALVYQMDELKKKKI; this is translated from the coding sequence GTGTCAGAAAAAGATGGAAAAACAGAAAAGGCCACCCCCAAGAAGCTTCGCGACGCGAGGAAAAAGGGGGAGTTGGCAAAGAGCCAAGAGCTGTCTAGCTCACTTACATTTGCTATTTTTGCTCTAGTGGGTGTGTCGTTGGTAACCAATACCTTGCAGAAGGCCTATCCTTTTTTAATTCGTATGCTGACATTACCGCAATCGGTTCAGAACATTGAGAATGACCTCAATAAGATTGGTATTCAAGCAGTTCTTTACTTCTTTGTGTTTGTCGGCCCTTTTTTGGCAGTGGGATTTGTTGGGTCTTATGTCGCAAATGTGATACAAGTCGGCCTCTTATTTTCGAAAGAGTCCTTAAAACCAAAGCTTAATCGTTTAAATCCGGTGAGCGGCCTTAAAAATATGTTCAGTAAGACTGCCCTGTTTAACTTGGTTAAAAACCTCGCTAAACTGGCTTTACTTGTGTGGGTGGCTCTATCGTCGGCTGAAATGGCGGGCTATTATGCCTTAAACGCCGGTATGGTGGGTGCTGAAAAATTATACTTTTTAGTTTTAGAAATTATTAAAAGCGTCAGCACCAAGCTAGCGGCCTTATTATTCGTTTTGGGAGCTGCAGATTTTGCTTATCAGAAATATAGCTTCCAGAAAAAAATGAAGATGACGAAGCAAGAAATAAAAGACGAATATAAAGAAAGCGAAGGAGACCCGCAAGTGAAGTCTCAACGCAAACAAAAATACCGACAACTAACGCGCGGTACGCTAAAAGATGTGGAAACAGCCACCGTTATTATTACCAACCCAACTCATCTAGCTATCGCCATCCGTTATGATCGTTCTAAGGATGAGGTGCCGATTGTGGTTGCCAAGGGAGCGGACCATATGGCTGCTATTATTAGGGAACGGGCTAAGGAACATGACGTTCCGATTATGGAAAATAAACCTGTTGCTCGTGCCTTGTACAAGTCGGTTGATGCTGGTCAAGCTGTTCCAGCTGATATGTACCAAGCTATTGCAGAAGTACTGGCACTTGTGTACCAAATGGATGAGTTGAAGAAGAAAAAAATATAA
- a CDS encoding flagellar biosynthetic protein FliR, protein MTPSVQVFLLVLMRVSAFIFVSPGFSLKGVPPMMKIGLSVGLSMPVYSVMPVFSVAYSFPSFMVLAIKEVLIGLAIGYISLLFFSAAEMAGSFADAQAGFTMAALLDPSLGVNMSFLGKVYYWFALAIFFLGDLHHLMIQAIVQSFDQVPIVATVAVVQTEGIVKLFSMVFTAAFNLAAPLMIVALLTEILLGVLSRTVPQINVLILSMPLKVLVITIFMLAFLPVLMDNLSSFLPLMIKYTNEFIQSLSLG, encoded by the coding sequence GTGACGCCAAGTGTTCAAGTATTTTTACTGGTTTTAATGCGTGTCAGTGCTTTTATCTTCGTTTCGCCTGGTTTTTCGCTAAAGGGAGTTCCTCCCATGATGAAGATTGGCTTATCGGTTGGCTTAAGCATGCCGGTTTACAGTGTTATGCCGGTTTTTTCGGTGGCATATAGCTTCCCATCATTTATGGTTTTAGCTATTAAGGAAGTATTGATTGGGCTAGCGATTGGCTACATCTCTCTCTTGTTTTTTAGTGCAGCTGAGATGGCCGGATCATTTGCAGATGCGCAAGCTGGTTTCACGATGGCCGCTCTGTTAGATCCATCATTAGGTGTGAATATGTCCTTTCTTGGAAAGGTGTATTACTGGTTTGCCTTGGCGATTTTCTTTCTTGGCGATTTGCATCACTTGATGATTCAAGCCATTGTCCAGTCATTTGATCAAGTTCCTATTGTTGCAACGGTTGCCGTTGTCCAGACAGAAGGCATCGTCAAGTTGTTTTCAATGGTGTTTACTGCTGCTTTTAATTTGGCTGCGCCATTAATGATTGTGGCTTTGCTAACGGAAATCTTGCTCGGTGTCTTGTCTCGAACGGTTCCGCAGATTAACGTTTTAATTTTAAGTATGCCATTGAAAGTGCTAGTCATAACGATTTTTATGCTGGCTTTCTTACCAGTGCTGATGGACAATCTATCGTCTTTCTTGCCACTGATGATTAAATATACCAATGAATTTATCCAATCACTGTCGCTAGGATAA